In a single window of the Nicotiana tomentosiformis chromosome 10, ASM39032v3, whole genome shotgun sequence genome:
- the LOC104108175 gene encoding uncharacterized protein encodes MIAFNPLTAILTQNKLEGPNYVDWKRNLDIVLIAEEYKFVLDEVCLEKPGEDAMDDEQKAYQKWVKIDEMVRCYILTSMSNVLQHHHQSTESAYDILKNLKEMFGDQNRAANQIAMKALLNTKMVKGLSVRDHVLKMMSLLNELEVLGANTDKDTQVEMILQTLSDSFQQFRLNYNMNKVDLSLAKLLNELQSTETIIKQQAPPMALNFEIGSSSKPRGGKKKKKVQNPLLEELLLV; translated from the coding sequence ATGATTGCTTTCAATCCCCTCACTGCTATTCTTACTCAAAATAAACTTGAGGGTCCGAATTATGTTGATTGGAAACGAAACTTGGATATTGTCCTAATTGCCGAGGAGTACAAATTTGTACTTGATGAGGTGTGTCTAGAAAAACCTGGAGAAGATGCTATGGATGATGAACAGAAAGCGTACCAAAAATGGGTTAAGATTGATGAGATGGTGCGGTGTTACATTCTGACATCTATGTCGAATGTTCTGCAACATCATCATCAGTCTACAGAGTCTGCTTATGACATTCTGAAAAATCTCAAAGAGATGTTTGGAGATCAGAATCGTGCGGCTAACCAGATTGCCATGAAAGCTCTTCTGAATACCAAAATGGTTAAAGGTTTATCTGTTAGGGACCATGTTCTGAAGATGATGAGTCTTCTGAATGAACTGGAGGTCCTTGGAGCTAACACTGACAAGGATACGCAGGTTGAGATGATCCTGCAGACTCTGTCTGATAGTTTTCAGCAGTTTCGCCTGAATTATAATATGAACAAAGTGGATTTGTCACTTGCGAAATTGCTGAATGAGCTGCAGTCGACAGAGACGATTATCAAGCAACAAGCTCCACCTATGGCACTTAATTTTGAGATAGGTTCTTCTTCTAAGCCGAGAGGcgggaaaaagaagaaaaaggttCAAAACCCTCTGTTGGAGGAGCTACTGCTGGTGTAA